One genomic window of Penaeus chinensis breed Huanghai No. 1 chromosome 35, ASM1920278v2, whole genome shotgun sequence includes the following:
- the LOC125044304 gene encoding glucose-6-phosphate exchanger SLC37A2-like produces MTRLQLWQGVVFLLLWLAYGAMYLLRKPLGIIKSDLEVSFKVKPSSLGWVDTALLLPYALVSLALGSLGDWLGPRLTLAGGLVVSAAATVPMASCQSLPPLLVLLTVSGAGQALCWPAACSLLSRWFSDASRNSVFGMFGTCCFLGGLAGTGLAVYMQAEHGWRSVFLPPAVIVACLGVLVSLLGKNPADLGLVVPNRAADQQAKEGKESSTSLFKVFRMAMVPEVSMSMFCIKAVRYALMFWLPLYLTRTLGYTQTGAGLASTSFEVGGVVGSACVGMVVDRWMGGRALLASTIAIAGSAVSLLLFMLTASWGFVFHAVFLAIAGALNCGPDVLLAGSVAADIGEREGGTPSAVTSVVNGMGSLGTVLEGPVVAFAAAWFGFSSMVPLMILLLCFGAVATFRASQIHRRTLGSVRLPNETCVA; encoded by the coding sequence ATGACTCGCCTGCAGCTGTGGCAGGGCGTCGTGTTCCTCCTGTTGTGGCTTGCCTATGGAGCCATGTACCTCCTGCGCAAGCCCTTGGGGATCATCAAGTCCGACCTCGAGGTGAGTTTCAAAGTGAAGCCCTCCAGCCTGGGGTGGGTGGACACGGCTCTGCTCCTGCCCTACGCCCTGGTGTCGCTCGCCCTGGGTTCCCTCGGGGACTGGCTGGGGCCGCGCCTCACCCTGGCCGGAGGACTCGTGGTCTCGGCGGCCGCCACCGTGCCCATGGCCTCGTGTCAGTCCCTGCCGCCCCTGCTGGTGTTGCTCACCGTCAGCGGGGCGGGGCAGGCGCTGTGCTGGCCCGCCGCGTGCTCCTTGCTCTCCCGCTGGTTTTCCGACGCCTCGCGGAACTCCGTGTTCGGCATGTTCGGGACGTGTTGCTTCCTGGGCGGCCTCGCAGGCACTGGCCTCGCTGTGTACATGCAGGCTGAGCATGGGTGGCGCTCAGTGTTCCTCCCCCCTGCTGTCATCGTGGCCTGTTTAGGCGTGTTGGTCAGCCTGCTTGGGAAGAATCCTGCTGACCTGGGGCTGGTTGTGCCCAACAGAGCGGCCGACCAGCAAGCGAAGGAGGGCAAGGAGAGCAGCACGTCCCTGTTCAAAGTCTTTCGGATGGCCATGGTGCCCGAGGTGTCCATGTCCATGTTCTGCATCAAGGCCGTGCGCTACGCCCTTATGTTCTGGCTGCCTCTGTACCTGACACGGACCCTCGGCTACACCCAGACCGGCGCCGGCCTCGCCTCGACCTCCTTCGAGGTGGGCGGAGTCGTGGGCAGCGCCTGCGTGGGCATGGTCGTGGATCGGTGGATGGGGGGCCGTGCCCTGCTCGCCAGCACCATCGCCATCGCAGGCTCGGCCGTGTCGCTGCTGCTGTTCATGCTGACGGCGTCGTGGGGCTTCGTCTTCCACGCCGTCTTCTTGGCCATCGCGGGAGCCCTGAACTGCGGCCCCGACGTCCTCCTGGCGGGCTCGGTGGCGGCAGACATCGGGGAGCGAGAGGGCGGCACGCCGTCGGCCGTGACGAGCGTGGTCAACGGCATGGGGTCCCTGGGGACGGTGCTGGAGGGCCCCGTGGTGGCGTTCGCGGCGGCGTGGTTCGGCTTCTCCTCCATGGTCCCCCTCATGATTCTGCTGCTGTGCTTCGGGGCCGTGGCAACCTTCCGCGCCAGTCAGATCCACAGACGCACGCTGGGGAGTGTCAGGCTGCCAAATGAAACTTGTGTAGCTTAA